ATCAGGTCTCCCAAGTCAAACCTGAACCTGTCTTTGTCTAACTTCTCTTTTGTTTTTGCATCCCAAAGCCTACAAGTGTCGGGTGATATTTCATCTATAACAGCTATACTTCCATCGGGCAGTATGCCAAATTCTAGCTTGAAATCAACCAGGATAAGACCACAGGAGTGGAAAAAGTCTTTTAATACCTCATTTACCTGAAGGGCTATCCTTTCCATCTCTTCTATTTGTTCTTCTGTAGCCAAAGAAAGCATCAAGGCATGGGACTTACAGATCAATGGATCATGAAGCTCGTCGTTTTTGTAAAAAAACTCCACCAAAGGTTTCTTAAGCTCTATACCTTCCGCAAGCCCAAGCCTTTTGCATATACTTCCTGCGGTTATGTTCCTAACCACCACCTCAAGCTCAAACCTCTTTGCCTTCCAAACGAGCATTTCTCTATCGGACAGTTTTTTTATGAAGTGGGTTTTTATGTTGTGCTTTTCAAGAAGTTCAAAAAGTATGCTGGATATGGTATTGTTTATAGCTCCCTTT
Above is a genomic segment from Thermocrinis jamiesonii containing:
- the purC gene encoding phosphoribosylaminoimidazolesuccinocarboxamide synthase; protein product: MNKLYEGKAKIVYASEDEQKLIVFFKDSATAFDATKKAQVEGKGAINNTISSILFELLEKHNIKTHFIKKLSDREMLVWKAKRFELEVVVRNITAGSICKRLGLAEGIELKKPLVEFFYKNDELHDPLICKSHALMLSLATEEQIEEMERIALQVNEVLKDFFHSCGLILVDFKLEFGILPDGSIAVIDEISPDTCRLWDAKTKEKLDKDRFRFDLGDLMEGYRKILEKIQR